The following proteins come from a genomic window of Denitromonas sp.:
- a CDS encoding YciI family protein, whose translation MKYLCLVYADEALLHSLPDSPEDAECQAYAEQVAASGRMLAAEALEPVASATTVRMRGGKVSITDGPFAETKEQLAGFYLVEAPDLNAAIQVAAQIPAARVGSVEVRPVRQLQV comes from the coding sequence ATGAAATACCTGTGTCTGGTGTATGCCGATGAAGCCTTGCTGCACAGCCTGCCCGACAGCCCCGAAGATGCCGAGTGCCAGGCCTATGCCGAGCAGGTGGCCGCCAGCGGACGCATGCTGGCGGCCGAAGCGCTCGAACCGGTGGCGAGTGCCACCACCGTGCGCATGCGCGGTGGCAAGGTATCGATCACCGACGGGCCGTTTGCCGAAACCAAGGAGCAGCTCGCCGGCTTCTATCTGGTCGAGGCGCCGGACCTGAACGCGGCGATCCAGGTCGCGGCGCAGATTCCCGCCGCCCGCGTCGGCAGCGTGGAAGTGCGGCCGGTGCGCCAGCTGCAGGTGTAA
- a CDS encoding YybH family protein codes for MTAHDTTADEAAVRALFDECRAAVAARDIDRLMRHYTDDLVAFDAIGPLRFVSRAAYETHWHSCLDMCPGQMIFDMQDLVLSLGGEVGFGHYLVYCGATADDGTAQAGWMRASVGLRKVDGQWRIAHEHFSVPFEPDTCKAQFGLTP; via the coding sequence ATGACTGCTCACGACACAACGGCCGACGAAGCCGCCGTGCGCGCGCTGTTCGATGAGTGCCGCGCGGCCGTGGCCGCGCGTGACATCGACCGGCTGATGCGCCACTACACCGACGACCTGGTGGCCTTCGACGCCATTGGCCCCTTGCGCTTCGTCAGCCGCGCGGCCTACGAGACGCACTGGCACAGCTGCCTCGACATGTGCCCGGGCCAGATGATCTTTGACATGCAGGACCTGGTGCTGAGTTTGGGCGGCGAGGTGGGTTTCGGCCACTACCTGGTGTACTGCGGCGCCACGGCGGACGATGGCACGGCGCAAGCGGGCTGGATGCGCGCCTCGGTCGGGCTGCGCAAGGTCGATGGCCAGTGGCGCATTGCCCATGAGCATTTCTCCGTGCCCTTCGAACCCGACACCTGCAAGGCGCAGTTCGGGCTGACGCCGTGA
- a CDS encoding SRPBCC domain-containing protein: MSAGQSAPPGAAGLSWRAPSAAMTHTVGAPRDRVWTALSNADRLACWWCPSGAPLQAVSLRFQPGGRFHYAARLPGGQPFWGRIVYRDIAAPARIVFVDSFADAQGKVSRHPLNAHWPRYVHHTLALTERAGGTELHLVSRPVHATESEMHAFEQGQACLHRGFADAWARLDAHLAVAA, translated from the coding sequence GTGAGCGCAGGCCAGAGCGCGCCGCCCGGCGCTGCCGGCCTGTCGTGGCGTGCACCCTCGGCCGCCATGACGCACACCGTGGGCGCACCCCGCGATCGCGTCTGGACCGCCTTGTCGAACGCCGACCGTCTGGCGTGCTGGTGGTGCCCGTCGGGCGCGCCACTGCAGGCCGTCTCGCTGCGCTTCCAGCCCGGCGGGCGCTTCCACTACGCCGCCCGGCTGCCCGGTGGCCAGCCCTTCTGGGGCCGCATCGTGTATCGCGACATCGCGGCGCCGGCGCGGATCGTTTTCGTGGACTCGTTCGCCGATGCGCAGGGCAAGGTATCCCGGCACCCGCTCAATGCCCACTGGCCGCGCTATGTGCATCACACGCTGGCGCTGACCGAGCGGGCCGGGGGCACCGAACTGCACCTGGTATCGCGCCCGGTGCATGCGACCGAGTCCGAGATGCATGCCTTTGAACAGGGGCAGGCTTGCCTGCACCGTGGCTTCGCCGATGCCTGGGCGCGACTTGACGCGCACCTGGCCGTGGCGGCCTGA
- a CDS encoding VOC family protein, translating to MRAEPYLLFRGDCEAALNFYQDVLGAEVTALMRFRDAPPGAMPEQPGMADKVMHANLRVGDTMVMASDGQCGEASGFNGFSLTLAVADTAEAQRVFGALAEGGEVRMPLAPTFFARQFGMLADRFGVPWMVIEHMPEG from the coding sequence ATGCGCGCTGAACCCTACCTGCTGTTCCGTGGCGACTGCGAAGCCGCCCTCAACTTCTACCAAGACGTGCTCGGCGCGGAAGTGACCGCGTTGATGCGCTTTCGCGATGCGCCGCCGGGCGCCATGCCCGAGCAGCCCGGCATGGCCGACAAGGTGATGCACGCCAACCTCAGGGTCGGCGACACCATGGTGATGGCCTCGGACGGCCAGTGCGGCGAGGCCAGCGGCTTCAACGGCTTCTCGCTGACGCTGGCGGTGGCCGACACCGCCGAAGCGCAGCGGGTGTTCGGCGCGCTGGCCGAGGGGGGCGAGGTGCGCATGCCGCTGGCGCCGACCTTCTTCGCGCGCCAGTTCGGCATGCTGGCCGACCGCTTCGGGGTGCCGTGGATGGTGATCGAGCACATGCCCGAGGGGTGA
- a CDS encoding DUF1127 domain-containing protein — MTSLTQKACAPAVASTDLGSVLRHLGRAVRTTITVWRQRSASRRELRELDEHVLRDVGISRSQADFEGNKPFWVK; from the coding sequence ATGACCAGCCTGACCCAAAAAGCTTGCGCCCCTGCCGTTGCCAGCACCGACCTCGGTTCCGTGCTGCGCCACCTGGGCCGCGCCGTGCGCACCACCATCACCGTCTGGCGCCAGCGCAGCGCCTCGCGCCGCGAATTGCGCGAACTGGACGAGCATGTACTGCGCGACGTCGGCATCAGCCGCAGCCAGGCCGACTTCGAAGGCAACAAGCCGTTCTGGGTGAAATGA